The genomic window GCGCGCAGTTTGTTTTGCTGGGCACGGGGGATGATCGCTATGAAGAGGCGTTTCGCACGTTGGCCGAGCGCCACCCAGAACAAGTCCACTGCTGCATCGAGTTTTCATTCGAAAAAGCGCACTGCATCGAGGCCGGCTCCGATATTTTCATGATGCCTTCCGAGTTCGAACCGTGCGGGCAGAACCAGTTGTACAGCATGCGCTATGGGACCATCCCGCTCGTTCACGGGGTCGGCGGACTCGAGGACTCGGTGGTCGATTATAGTCAAAAGGGCGGAACCGGTTTCAAGTTCCACGGCTACCGGGTGGAGGCCTACGTCGAATGCCTGGAGCGCGCCCTGAGGGTCTACCACGATCCCGGACGCTGGAAAACGCTGATGAAACGCGCCATGAAGCAGGACTTTTCCGTCGTCCACATGGCCAAGGACTACATCGCCCTCTACGAAAAAATCCTGAAGCAATAGGTTTATGACCGCGAAGACGCAAAGAAGCAAAGGAAGATTTTTCTTTGCGTCTTTGCGTCTTCGCGGTCGAATTAAAGATTTGCTGAGGAAACCCGTCAGTGAAGCGGCGCATTTGAAAAGCGGACGATGGGGTGAGCAACAAGCAGCAAGGCTCTTGAAATCCAAGGGGTGGAAAATCGTCGGCGAGCGCGTCCGCGTGGGCAAGCACGATGAGATCGACATTATTGCCGAAGATGCGCCGGCCTTGGTTTTTGTCGAGGTGAAGACCCGGAAAAACGAGACGTATGGCCGACCGTTTTCCGCCGTGAATACGGAAAAGAAAAAACGCCTTTCCCGTGCTGCAGTCGCCTACCTCAAAAAGAAAAAAATCAAACCGGACTATATCCGGTTTGATGTGGTCGAGGTCATCGGCGAGCCGGACGGCGATGCGCCGGAAATCCGGCACATCGAAAACGCCTTCCAGCTCAATTCAAGCTATAAGCTGTGGTGGTAGGATTAGTGCTGGTGTTTTTCGCCGAAGTAGGTGTGCTCGAGTTCGTGCAGGAGTCCCTTTAGTTTTTCCACGTTTGCCAGATCGGTCGTCTGCTTGGCCTTCATGGAATAGACGATGATCTGATGCAGCACCTTGAGGTTTTCCTCGTAGTGGTCCATGTCGGGTTTGATGCGCTGGGCGAGGAAATAGTAGGTCACGATTTCCGTCAGCTCGTCGGCATGTTTTTCCTTGTTGTTGACCCATCGAACCGTTTGGTTCTGGCTTTGCCCGGCCTCGATCTGCTTCATTGATTTTTCAATGGTGGTCACATGCTCTTCCATCATGTGGATGCGCATCTGGTCATCGTAGATCCCGCAGGGGATCTGGCAGTGAGCCTGCACCATCGTGATCGTGACGGCTGAAAGCAAGACCATAATGGTCAGATATGCGGCTGTTTTTCTCATGGGTTTGCTCCTTCTGTTGGGGGTTATCGTTTGAGTGTGTTGAAAATGCGGTCGCCCGCGTCGCCTAGGCCCGGGACAATGTATGCATTTTCATTGAGGTGGTCGTCAATGGCGCAGGCGAAAATATCCACATCGGGATGGGCCTCCCTAACCTTTTCGATTCCCTCGGGTGCTGCAATGACACACAGCATGGAGACATGCTGGACGCCCCAGCGTTTAACCATTTCAATTCCTTCGCAAGCGGAACCGCCGGTGGCCAGCATGGGGTCGAGCACCAGGGCCAACTCCGGGGGGTGCTCGGAAAACTTTTGGTAATACTCAACCGGTTGCAGGGTGGCTTCGTCGCGATAGAAGCCCAGATGCCAAACCTCGGCCTGGGGAATCAAGTCCTGCACCGCCTCCGACATGCCCAGCCCGGCCCGGAGAATCGGAACCAGCCCAACCCGGGCGCCCAGTTCCTGGCATTCGGTTTTCATGATGGGGGTTTCAACTTCGACCGGTTGCAACGGAAGTTTTGCCGTTGCTTCGTAGGTCAAGAGAAGGGTCAGGCGCCGCACCAGGTCGCGGAAGGCATGCGGCGGCGTGTGTTTGTTGCGCAAGGAGGCCAAGTGGTGTTTCACAAGCGGATGTTTAAGTTCGACTACCTTGCCCATGGGGACGCTCCTATTTTGCATATTCGACACAACGGGTTTCGCGGATGACCGTTACGCGAACGGTGCCCGGAATCTTGACTTCGTTTCCGATTTGCTTGGCAATGTTCTTAGCCAGCAGCGAGGTGCCGTGGTCGTTGAATTTTTTCGGTTCGACCATGATGCGGATTTCCCGGCCGGCCTGGACGGCATAACTGCTTTTGACCCCGGCATATTGGTTGGCGATTTCCTCGATCTTTTCCAGCCGCTGGATATACAGGTCGGTGGCCTCCATCCGTGCGCCCGGCCTGGCGGCGGTGAGCGCATCGGCGGCATCGCAGAGCACCGCGTAGACGCTCTCGCGTTCCATGTCTTCGTGGTGCGAACCGACCGCATTGTAGACAATCCGGTCTTCGCCGTATTTGCGCAGCAGGTTTGCCCCCAAGACGGCATGGCCGCCTTCCGCTTCATGATCAATTGCTTTTCCGATATCGTGGAATATGCCGATGCGCTTGGCGATCTTGGCATCGAGCCCCATTTCGGTGGCCATGAGCGCCATGATGTGCGCGGTTTCGATGGAATGGTCGAGCACGTTCTGCTTATAGCTGGTGCGGAACTTGAGCTTGCCCAGGGTGTGAACCAATTCCGGGGCAACCCCGGTGAGTCCCAGGCCAAAGAGGGCTGTCTCGCCGGCGTGGCGGATGGTTTCGTCGATTTCCTGGCGTACCTTGGCCACGGTTTCCTCGATTCGGGCGGGATGGATGCGACCGTCTTCGACCAAGCGCTCCAAGGCAACCCGCGCCACCTCGCGCCGGATGGGATCGTATGACGACAGCACGACCACCTCGGGGGTTTCGTCGATCAGCACGTTGACGCCGGTTTCGGATTCGAACGACTTAATGTTACGCCCTTCCTTACCGATGATGCGTCCCTTGATGTCGTCGCTTTCCAGCGATACGGAGCTGGTGGTGAGGTCGCAGACGGTCTCTGCCGCATAGCGCTGAATGGCGGTGGCGATGATTTCGCGGGCGATTTTCTTGGCGTCTTCCTTGGCGACTTTCTGTACGTGCCTAACCAGGCCATTGGCCTCCGCCTGCAATTCGTCCTCCATCCGCTTCATGATGGTTTTTCGCGCCTCCTCCTTGGAGAGCGCGGCGGCATCCTCGATGCGGCTGGTTTCTTCGGCAATCAGCTTTTTGAGTTCCTGCTGCTGGCCAATAAGTTTTTCCTTGTGCTCACTGATTTCGGTCATGCGTCCCGTCAGCTGCACTTCCTTGGTGTTGAGCATGTCGAGCTTGCTGGACAGCGTTTTTTCGCGCTCGACCACGCGCTTTTCCAGATCCAGGATATCCTTGCGCTGGGCGGTCAGGTCGCGCTCCGAGTTTTCGCGGGCCCGTAGGATGGCATCCTTGGCCTGGACTTTCGCTTCGCGCCGGATAACATCGGCCTCTTTTTGGGCTTCGGTCAAGATGGCTTTGGACTGTTTGCTCGCGGCAATGGCATTCGTTTTCGTGATGTAGGCGTGGAAAAAGAATCCGAGCACCAGAAAGCCGATGCTGAGTATCAACTCATATCCGCTGTAATCCGTGAAATCCATGGTGAACCTCCGTTTCATGTTGGAACGCGCCCCATGGAAAGCCCGATGCAGTGAAGACGCATCATATGGGCGGCACGATCCCCTTATTTTGAAAACACAATCTATACTGTGACACAGTGCTTTGTCTAATGTTCGTTTTGAACTTCGACTATTTTCGTCTCAGTAACCACGAAGTTGACCGGAATGTCGTGCGCGGTGTGCGGAATTTCATCAAAAACCTGGAAGTCGAAGGCCACCGCCACGGAAATTCCGGGAAATCCATCGAGCAGTCGGTCATAGTAGCCCCCGCCACGCCCCAATCGGTTACCTTTCGGGTCGAAAGCGACCCCCGGAACCACCATCAGGTCGATTTCTTCAACGGAAACCAGCTCAACGCCGATGGGCTCATGGATCCCGTAGTGGCCGCTTTCAAAATGGGTCGCTGCGGTAATTTCCGCCATTTCATAGATTTTAAGGTCAGGGTTAAATGTCGGAATACAGGTTCGTTTCCGAAGCTTCCAGCATTCGGAAAAAAGCGGTTCAAGAATGACCTCCCCTCCGATGGCCTTGTAGAACGCCACCGATTCCGCGACCCTAAAGGCTTCCAGCGACAGGATGCATTCCACGATCCGACCGCTGGCGTCCGCCACCCAGCGTGGATCCAGCGCCTTGCGCCGGGCCGTCATTTCGCGGCGAAGCTGATGTTTTGTGATCAAGGCTTTTTCTTTCTCAGCGAGTTCCAGTATTCAATCCGCTTGCGAATGGTGTCTTCGTAGCCTTGGTTGGACGGTTCGTAGTAGACCTTGTCGGTCGGGATATATTCCTGGTCGACGAAGTGGCCTTCTCCGTTGTGGGCATACTGGTATTTCACATCGCCCTTGTCGGGCTTCGGGCCGCTCTGAAGATATTTTGGGACAGGCAGGGTGCGGCCGTTTTCCACATCGTTAAGCGCCTGGTTGATGGCCAGGTAGGCGGCGTTGCTCTTCGGGGCGCAAGCGAGATAGGTTGTGGCTTGCGACAGGGTGATGCGGGCTTCGGGCATGCCGATGAATTCGACGGCCTGCATGGCGGATACCGCCAGCGTGATGCCGCGTGGATCGGCATTGCCGATGTCTTCGGATGCAAGGATGATCAGCCGGCGCGCGATAAACCGCGGATCTTCTCCCGCATAAAGCATTTTGGCCAGCCAGTAGACCGCCGCATTCGGATCGGAGCCGCGGACGCTTTTGATGAAGGCGGAGATGGTGTCGTAGTGCTCGTCCTCGTCGTGGTCGTAGTTGACGGCCTTTTTCTGGACGGATTCCTCGATCTCATGGCGGGTGAGGTGAACCATGCCTTGGTCATCGGGTGGCGTGGTGAGGGCGGCAATCTCCAATGCATTGAGCGAACGGCGTGCATCGCCTTCGCAAACCGCAGCCAGGTGTTCGAGGGCTTCCGCGTCAGCGGTTACCAACCCGTTGAGACCGGTCGGCGCAACGAGTGCCCGTTCGAGCACCTTGACAATCGATGGCTCCGAAAGCGGTTGCAGCTGGAAGATCTGGGAACGGGAGTTCAGCGGGGTGTTGATGAAAAAGAAGGGGTTGTGCGTGGTGGCGCCGATCATGATGATGTCGCCGTTTTCGACATAGGGCAGCAGCACATCCTGTTGCGATTTGTTGAAGCGGTGGATTTCGTCGATGAACAGGATCGTGTCCTGCCCATTCATTTTTTTCCAGTGGCTGGCGCCTTCCAGGATTTTGCGAAGGATGGCGACATTGGCCAATACGCCGCTGGTGCGTTCGAAGCGGCGGTCGGTGGTTTTTGCAATCACTTCGGCCAGAGTGGTTTTGCCGCATCCCGGTGGCCCATACAGGATGATGCTGCTGATGCGATCGGCTTCGATTGCGCGACGAAGCAGTTTTTTGTCGCCCAGAATATGGTCCTGCCCAATGATTTGGTCCAACGTCCTGGGGCGCATGCGTGCCGCCAGCGGCGCAGTCCCCGCGCCTGCCTTCACTTTGGGTTTTTCGGATTGGCCGTTGAATAAATCCATCCGTGTAAGATAACGCTTGTTCGGAGGAATGGAAGTGCGTGATACGTGATTTTTCCGAAAGACAACGCGTGTAGGCAAGGGGAGATAGGAAATCCCCCCGGATCCCGAATCGACGGGTAGCGAAAAAGGACGAAGTAAGAAAAGGAACCCCGCGATGGCCGTCATTTAGGCGAACCTCTATCACCGTGTGATAGATGTGGGCGCAAATCAAACCGGATTCCAGAACCCTCCCTTGTTCAAGGGCATGTAGGCACCGGGCCGAAGCATAAGCTCCCTTTCAAGTAGCATTGGGTAAGAGGAGATGCCTATTGTTGCGAACCTCGTAGGGCTTTGCTCCTTTCCTTAACTTCTGGATTTAGACTAGCATTTGCCGTCGGTTGACACGATGAAAAAATGCCTCTTCGGGAGATTTCTTTGCGTTCAAATTTGCTAAATACCGATGGGTTGGATACGTTATGCTTATGGAGAGCATAAAAAAAATCCTGCTTGATAAGAACCATGCCGGCATTCAATTCTTGAAGTATTCCATGTGCGGGGGTTTTGCATTCGCGGCCGATGTTGCGGCCTTCTTCCTGGTGGCGTGGTTCTTCTTTCCGGCGCTGACGGAGGATGATCTTTTCGTGCGGCTTTTCCATCTGGACATCGAGCCTGTTTCGGAAAGCGTCCGCACGATCAACTTCGTGATCTGCAGTGCGTTTGCCTTCATGGCTTCCAATTTAGTTGCCTATGTGCTCAATGTGCTTTTCGTGTTCAAGGCGGGGAAGCACGGACGATGGAAGGAGCTGGGACTTTTCTATCTGGTTTCGGGAATCAGCATTGCCATCGGAACCGGGGTCGGCGCGTTGCTGATCAATGCGTTTGGTCTGGCGACAACCTATTCCTACATCGCGAAGGCATTCTCGGCAACCATGATCAATTATGCAGGCCGAAAGTTTTTCATTTTCCACGGATAGTGCGGCATAGCCATTCGATGATTCGTTTGGCGCACTCGGATTTGTCGATGGTGCCCCATGCATCGAACGACGCGGAAGCGCTGGCCAGGAAACTAAAGGTGCCGTTCCTTGCGCCAAGCGTGGCCGGTGTGTTGAGGACGATCCCGTCGAGGTTCTTGCGTTCGAGTTTGCGGCGTGCATGCTTCTCGCCATCCGAAGTCTGCAAGGCGAACCCGATGGCAATCTGGTTTCCGCTTTTGTTGGAACACAGGGTTTTCGCAATGTCCGGTGTTGCGCAGAGTCTAAGGATGAGGTCGTCCTCCGACTTCGCCATTTTTTCAAACCGTTTTTCCGCCGGGGCATAGTCGGCCACCGCGGCCGCGAAAATGACGGCATCGGAGGTCGGGAAAAGCTCGGTTGCCCGGGCCAGCATTTCGTTGGCGCCCACCACGTGGTGTATCCTGATGTTGCCACCGGGAACGGGAAGGTGGGTTTCGGCAACCGGGCCGGAAACGAATTCAACCATGAAATCCTGGGCAAGCGCTTGTTCGGCAAGGGCCTTTCCCATCAGTCCGCTGCTGGCGTTGCCGATAAATCGCACCGGATCGATGTATTCATGCGTCGGTCCGGATAAGATGAGGACTTTTCTGTTCATGGATAGGGTGTGGCAGGATCGTTGAATGACAGGATTATTAGATCTAAAGAAAATGATCCTGTCATTCCATCATCCCGTCTAAAACACGGAGTTCAGGATGATCTGGGCAATGACGGTCGGCGCGCTCATGCGTCCATAGCCCTGGGTTCCGCAGGCCATGCGGCCTTTTTCCGGGCCCACCTGGTGCCAGCCCAGCCGCAACAACTTGCGGGTGTTTTCGTTTACGACCGGTTGTTCCCACATCTGGAAGTTCATGGCGGGGCAAAAAATCCGCTTGCAGTTCGTCTTCAGGGAAAGCGCGCTGCAGCATACGATGTCGTCGCCAAACCCATTGGCCAGCTTCGCGATCGTGTCGGCCGTGGCGGGAACCACCGCAAAGGCGTCGGCTTCGGTGGCGGGATAGAGGTGGGGATAGATCACATCCAAGTCGCCCGATCCGGTGTCGGGGAAAATGGATGTGAGCACCTTTTGCTGGGAGAGCGCCGCAAAGGTGAGCGGGGCAACGAATTTGGTTGCCGCCTCCGTCATCACAACACGAACATCGCAATGGGCCTTAACCAATTGGCTGACGACATCCGCCGCCTTGTACGCGGCAATACCTCCGGTGATGCCGATGAGTACCTTCGGTTTCATAGTGCTGCTTCCCTTTGTGGTTTTCTGCTGGCTGCAATCATCAAAACCAGCGACCTGGAAGAACCCTTAGACTTCCATGATGTCTTTTTCTTTGGCCACGAGCATATCGTCCATTTTCTTGATGTGCTCGTTGGTTGATTTCTGGATCTCCTCCAAGGCGCTGTCGCGTTCGTCTTCCGTGATGTCGCCGTTCTTCTGCATGCCTTTGACCTGTTCGTTGGCATCGCGGCGAATGTTGCGAACGGAAATGCGTTGCTCTTCCGTGGTGCGCCCGGCCATTTTTACCATGTCCTTGCGGCGTTCTTCGGAAAGCTCCGGGATCGGCACGCGGATCAGGCGGCCATCGTTCATCGGGGTGATTCCGATGTTCGCAGCCACGATCGCTTTTTCAATCAGACCGAGCGAAGACGGATCGAACGGGTTGATCACGATCAGGCGCGGCTCGGGGGTTGAAATGTTGGCGATGTCGCGCAGGCGGGTTGGGGTGCCGTAGTAGTCCACGGTAATGGTATCCACCAGGGCCGGGTTGGCCTTGCCGGTTCGCAACCCGCTCAGTTCCTGTTGCAGGAACTGGACGGTCTTATCCATCTTGTCTTCGGTTTCCAAAAGTATTTCGTCGATCATTGTTCTCTCTCCTCGCCTCTATTAACCGTGGGTGACCAATGTTCCGGAATCTTCCCCCGTGAACACCTCGACCATCCCGTTTTCCTTGAAAAAATCAAACACCACAATAGGTATGTCGTTTTCCATGCACAATGAAAAAGCGGCGGCATCCATCACCTTGAGCTGGCGGGACAATGCATCCTGATAGGATATTTTCTCAAAGCGGGTGGCGCTTGGGTCGGTAACGGGGTCGGCGGTATAGATGCCATCGACCTTGGTTGCCTTCATTAGAACGTCGGCCTGGATCTCCGAGGCCCGCAGCGCCGCGGCACTGTCGGTGGTGAAGTAGGGGTTGCCGGTTCCTGCGCCGAAAATCACAACGCGCCCTTTTTCGAGGTGGCGCACCGCCTTGCGGCGGATAAAGGGCTCCGCAATGGCCGGCATGGAGATGGCGGTCATCACACGGGTTTGTATGCCTTCGTTTTCGAGTGCGCTTTGAATGGCCATGGAGTTGATGACCGTGGCCAGCATGCCCATGTAGTCGCCGGTGGTTCGGTCGGTTCCCGCGCCGGCTCCGGCGAGTCCGCGGAAAATGTTCCCGCCGCCCACCACCACGGCAATCTCGGCCCCCATGTCGAGCATCTGTTTAAATTGGGCGGCAACCTTCGAAAGAATGTCCGGATCGTGGTTAAGGCCCTTCTCCCGGTTCTGGAGGGCTTCGCCGCTTATTTTCAACAGGATACGTTTATACTTCATAAATTCCTTTCATGTAATGACGCGAAAATACTAGAACATGGATATGTCGGTGTAAATTTCCAATGTCTGGAATCTACACGGGGTTGGGGAGTCGATGAAGCGGTTTTGCTTTTTATTTACGGGTTTGCTGGCGGTCACTGCCTTGGTGACGGTGCTTTTCGTTTCGCTGAGATCGATGCAGCCAAGCCTTCCGCCGGTGCGCGCCCTGTGGGTTACGCGGTTCGACTACTCGAACCCCCAGGATGTCCGAAGCATTGTCGGGAACGTGGCCGAAGCGGGCTTCACCGATCTGTTTTTCCAGATCCGCGGCAACGGAACCGCCTACTACAACAGCAAGCTTGAACCCTGGGCCTACGAACTATCCGGCGACCAGGTGGAGCGGCTCGGAACCGATCCGGGGTGGGATCCGCTGCAACTGGCCATAGACGAAGCCAAGCCCCATGGATTACGGGTACATGCCTACATGAACGTCCTGCCGGGGTGGAAAGGCTTGAAGGACCCTCCGCCCGAAGCCCGGCAGCTCTGGAGGGAGCATCCCGAGTGGTTCATGGTCGATTCCCTTGGGCGCAAAATGCTCCCGACCTCCGGTTGGTATTCGTTCATCAATCCCGTGTTGCCGGAGGTGCGCCAGCATTTGCGCGGCATCGTGAAGGAGCTTTGCCGGTATGAGGTGGACGGTATCCATCTCGACTACATCCGCTATCCCCATGACTATTATCTTGTTGCCGGCCAGCACTATCCGGACGCCTCCGAAGCGGAGCTTCACCGCCATGCCGACTTTTCCTACGACCCGGCCTCGCTCGGTGCATTGCATGAAGCATATGGCGCCGATGTCACGAAGGCGCAGATCACCCGGTTCCGTTGCGAGTCGGTCTCGCGCGTCGTGCGGGACCTCTCCTACACGATGCAATTGGAACGCCCCGGAAACTGCCTGCTTACGGCGGCCGTCATGGGCGACCCCTCCGAGGGGAAGCATTCCGCCTATCAGGATTCCGGCCTGTGGGCGCGGAAGGGGTATGTGGATTGGGTGGTCCAGATGAACTATGGCACCAAGTCGTTCAACCGCCACATCGAGGCCATCCGGAACGTGGCGGGCAGGAGAAGCTTTGCTTCATCCGTCGTGGTGGGGATCTATTGCAAAAACGACGTGGATACGCTCGTTGAACAGGTCGAAACCGTAAAAACATCCGGCTGCCGCGGCTTGGCGGTCTTTTCCTACAACTTTCTCTTCGATGGGCAGCACCGCATAACCGAAAAAGGCCGGCAACTGCTTCCGAAGCTCCGGCCCTGACGCTGGCAAAGGCTACCGGTTCGCGGAACCGCTTTTTGTTGCGCGGGATGCCTGCTGGCTCGTTGCCAGGAACCCGTCGATCAGCCATCGGGCGATGGTGGAGTGCGAAGGGATGTCCGGCATGGTTTCGGGCGTATACCAACCGGCATCCTCGATCTCGTCCGGATCAATCTTGATTTCCCCGCCGGCATAGTCGGCGGTGAAACCGATCATGATGGAATGGGGAAAGGGCCACGGCTGGCTGGCGGCATAGTGGATGTTCTTGATCTCGATGCCGGTCTCTTCGCGGACTTCGCGGGCCACGCATTGCTCCAGAGTTTCGCCGGGTTCCAGGAAACCGGCCACCACGCTGTAGAGTCCTGCCGGAAAGTGCGGGCCACGGGCCATCAGGAGCTCCTGGCCCTTGCGGACTGCCACGATCATGCTGGGCGATATGCGCGGGAAAGCCATGAAGCCGCACGCCTTGCAAACCATGGCGCGTTCGGATTCGGAGGGGGTTGTTGTTGCGCCGCACTTGGAACAGAAGCGGTGGTTTTCCCGCCAGGTCAGGATCTGGGATGCGTGGCCGACCAGCGCGTAGAGCTCTTCGGGCAGGATGCTGTGGAGCGGACGGATATCGACCAATCTCCAGGGCTCTTCCAGTCCGTCTGCCGCATGCAGGCGGCAGGCAATGCAGGGCTGGTCGCCAAGTTTCCCCAGATAGACCGCATCCGCCACCAAGGGGTGGTTCGGAGGTAGCCGCGGAATGCCGCTTTCGTTTTCCACCACGATTTGGCCATCCAGGAAAAGGAAGGCCAGCACGGGCGAAGCGATGGGTTGACGGGGGG from Pontiella desulfatans includes these protein-coding regions:
- a CDS encoding YraN family protein encodes the protein MTAKTQRSKGRFFFASLRLRGRIKDLLRKPVSEAAHLKSGRWGEQQAARLLKSKGWKIVGERVRVGKHDEIDIIAEDAPALVFVEVKTRKNETYGRPFSAVNTEKKKRLSRAAVAYLKKKKIKPDYIRFDVVEVIGEPDGDAPEIRHIENAFQLNSSYKLWW
- a CDS encoding superoxide dismutase [Ni], producing the protein MRKTAAYLTIMVLLSAVTITMVQAHCQIPCGIYDDQMRIHMMEEHVTTIEKSMKQIEAGQSQNQTVRWVNNKEKHADELTEIVTYYFLAQRIKPDMDHYEENLKVLHQIIVYSMKAKQTTDLANVEKLKGLLHELEHTYFGEKHQH
- the upp gene encoding uracil phosphoribosyltransferase, with translation MGKVVELKHPLVKHHLASLRNKHTPPHAFRDLVRRLTLLLTYEATAKLPLQPVEVETPIMKTECQELGARVGLVPILRAGLGMSEAVQDLIPQAEVWHLGFYRDEATLQPVEYYQKFSEHPPELALVLDPMLATGGSACEGIEMVKRWGVQHVSMLCVIAAPEGIEKVREAHPDVDIFACAIDDHLNENAYIVPGLGDAGDRIFNTLKR
- the rny gene encoding ribonuclease Y, with protein sequence MDFTDYSGYELILSIGFLVLGFFFHAYITKTNAIAASKQSKAILTEAQKEADVIRREAKVQAKDAILRARENSERDLTAQRKDILDLEKRVVEREKTLSSKLDMLNTKEVQLTGRMTEISEHKEKLIGQQQELKKLIAEETSRIEDAAALSKEEARKTIMKRMEDELQAEANGLVRHVQKVAKEDAKKIAREIIATAIQRYAAETVCDLTTSSVSLESDDIKGRIIGKEGRNIKSFESETGVNVLIDETPEVVVLSSYDPIRREVARVALERLVEDGRIHPARIEETVAKVRQEIDETIRHAGETALFGLGLTGVAPELVHTLGKLKFRTSYKQNVLDHSIETAHIMALMATEMGLDAKIAKRIGIFHDIGKAIDHEAEGGHAVLGANLLRKYGEDRIVYNAVGSHHEDMERESVYAVLCDAADALTAARPGARMEATDLYIQRLEKIEEIANQYAGVKSSYAVQAGREIRIMVEPKKFNDHGTSLLAKNIAKQIGNEVKIPGTVRVTVIRETRCVEYAK
- a CDS encoding 5-formyltetrahydrofolate cyclo-ligase; its protein translation is MITKHQLRREMTARRKALDPRWVADASGRIVECILSLEAFRVAESVAFYKAIGGEVILEPLFSECWKLRKRTCIPTFNPDLKIYEMAEITAATHFESGHYGIHEPIGVELVSVEEIDLMVVPGVAFDPKGNRLGRGGGYYDRLLDGFPGISVAVAFDFQVFDEIPHTAHDIPVNFVVTETKIVEVQNEH
- a CDS encoding replication-associated recombination protein A, which translates into the protein MDLFNGQSEKPKVKAGAGTAPLAARMRPRTLDQIIGQDHILGDKKLLRRAIEADRISSIILYGPPGCGKTTLAEVIAKTTDRRFERTSGVLANVAILRKILEGASHWKKMNGQDTILFIDEIHRFNKSQQDVLLPYVENGDIIMIGATTHNPFFFINTPLNSRSQIFQLQPLSEPSIVKVLERALVAPTGLNGLVTADAEALEHLAAVCEGDARRSLNALEIAALTTPPDDQGMVHLTRHEIEESVQKKAVNYDHDEDEHYDTISAFIKSVRGSDPNAAVYWLAKMLYAGEDPRFIARRLIILASEDIGNADPRGITLAVSAMQAVEFIGMPEARITLSQATTYLACAPKSNAAYLAINQALNDVENGRTLPVPKYLQSGPKPDKGDVKYQYAHNGEGHFVDQEYIPTDKVYYEPSNQGYEDTIRKRIEYWNSLRKKKP
- a CDS encoding GtrA family protein, coding for MESIKKILLDKNHAGIQFLKYSMCGGFAFAADVAAFFLVAWFFFPALTEDDLFVRLFHLDIEPVSESVRTINFVICSAFAFMASNLVAYVLNVLFVFKAGKHGRWKELGLFYLVSGISIAIGTGVGALLINAFGLATTYSYIAKAFSATMINYAGRKFFIFHG
- a CDS encoding phosphopantothenoylcysteine decarboxylase domain-containing protein, with amino-acid sequence MNRKVLILSGPTHEYIDPVRFIGNASSGLMGKALAEQALAQDFMVEFVSGPVAETHLPVPGGNIRIHHVVGANEMLARATELFPTSDAVIFAAAVADYAPAEKRFEKMAKSEDDLILRLCATPDIAKTLCSNKSGNQIAIGFALQTSDGEKHARRKLERKNLDGIVLNTPATLGARNGTFSFLASASASFDAWGTIDKSECAKRIIEWLCRTIRGK
- a CDS encoding flavoprotein; its protein translation is MKPKVLIGITGGIAAYKAADVVSQLVKAHCDVRVVMTEAATKFVAPLTFAALSQQKVLTSIFPDTGSGDLDVIYPHLYPATEADAFAVVPATADTIAKLANGFGDDIVCCSALSLKTNCKRIFCPAMNFQMWEQPVVNENTRKLLRLGWHQVGPEKGRMACGTQGYGRMSAPTVIAQIILNSVF
- the frr gene encoding ribosome recycling factor, yielding MDEILLETEDKMDKTVQFLQQELSGLRTGKANPALVDTITVDYYGTPTRLRDIANISTPEPRLIVINPFDPSSLGLIEKAIVAANIGITPMNDGRLIRVPIPELSEERRKDMVKMAGRTTEEQRISVRNIRRDANEQVKGMQKNGDITEDERDSALEEIQKSTNEHIKKMDDMLVAKEKDIMEV
- the pyrH gene encoding UMP kinase, with the protein product MKYKRILLKISGEALQNREKGLNHDPDILSKVAAQFKQMLDMGAEIAVVVGGGNIFRGLAGAGAGTDRTTGDYMGMLATVINSMAIQSALENEGIQTRVMTAISMPAIAEPFIRRKAVRHLEKGRVVIFGAGTGNPYFTTDSAAALRASEIQADVLMKATKVDGIYTADPVTDPSATRFEKISYQDALSRQLKVMDAAAFSLCMENDIPIVVFDFFKENGMVEVFTGEDSGTLVTHG
- a CDS encoding glycoside hydrolase family 10 protein: MKRFCFLFTGLLAVTALVTVLFVSLRSMQPSLPPVRALWVTRFDYSNPQDVRSIVGNVAEAGFTDLFFQIRGNGTAYYNSKLEPWAYELSGDQVERLGTDPGWDPLQLAIDEAKPHGLRVHAYMNVLPGWKGLKDPPPEARQLWREHPEWFMVDSLGRKMLPTSGWYSFINPVLPEVRQHLRGIVKELCRYEVDGIHLDYIRYPHDYYLVAGQHYPDASEAELHRHADFSYDPASLGALHEAYGADVTKAQITRFRCESVSRVVRDLSYTMQLERPGNCLLTAAVMGDPSEGKHSAYQDSGLWARKGYVDWVVQMNYGTKSFNRHIEAIRNVAGRRSFASSVVVGIYCKNDVDTLVEQVETVKTSGCRGLAVFSYNFLFDGQHRITEKGRQLLPKLRP
- the nudC gene encoding NAD(+) diphosphatase, which translates into the protein MKFNAAISPRQPIASPVLAFLFLDGQIVVENESGIPRLPPNHPLVADAVYLGKLGDQPCIACRLHAADGLEEPWRLVDIRPLHSILPEELYALVGHASQILTWRENHRFCSKCGATTTPSESERAMVCKACGFMAFPRISPSMIVAVRKGQELLMARGPHFPAGLYSVVAGFLEPGETLEQCVAREVREETGIEIKNIHYAASQPWPFPHSIMIGFTADYAGGEIKIDPDEIEDAGWYTPETMPDIPSHSTIARWLIDGFLATSQQASRATKSGSANR